The following are encoded together in the Candidatus Methylomirabilis lanthanidiphila genome:
- a CDS encoding type II secretion system protein F, with amino-acid sequence MPSFAYRGRSQTGQVVAGRMEATTTEAVVAALRQQRIFPISVKPQLKLIELKIPGLGKTVKDKDLAVFTRQLATMIDAGLPLVQCLETLASQQPNKAFKKTLTEIREDVEAGLTFAAALKRDPSVFTPLYINMVEAGEAGGLLDTILNRLAVYIEKAMTLRRKVKGAMIYPSTIVVVAITVVTFLLAFAIPTFAKFFEGARVELPLPTQIVMALSRFVQAYLLAGLGLFIAGIVGIRFTYRTAKGRRTIDALLLRVPVFGVLFRKVAIARFTRTLGTLIASGVPILDGLNITATTAGNKIVEEAIMKTRSSIAEGKTIAAPLQASGVFPPMVVQMISVGEQSGSLDSMLEKIADFYDAEVDQAVANLTVLIEPILMVFLGIVVGGIIIAMYLPIFKLVTVIGS; translated from the coding sequence ATGCCGAGCTTCGCCTATCGCGGACGAAGCCAGACAGGCCAAGTGGTGGCCGGACGGATGGAGGCTACTACGACAGAGGCTGTTGTAGCAGCGCTCCGTCAACAACGGATCTTTCCGATTTCCGTTAAGCCGCAACTCAAGTTGATCGAGCTGAAGATCCCAGGATTGGGCAAGACGGTAAAGGATAAGGATCTCGCCGTATTCACCCGTCAGCTTGCCACGATGATCGATGCCGGACTCCCCCTGGTGCAGTGTCTGGAGACCCTGGCATCCCAACAGCCGAATAAAGCGTTCAAGAAAACCCTCACTGAAATCAGAGAGGATGTGGAGGCAGGGTTGACCTTTGCGGCGGCGCTCAAACGCGATCCGTCCGTATTTACTCCGCTGTACATCAACATGGTTGAGGCAGGTGAGGCGGGGGGCCTGCTCGATACGATCTTGAACCGTCTTGCGGTCTACATCGAGAAGGCGATGACCCTTCGACGGAAGGTCAAGGGCGCGATGATTTATCCCAGCACCATCGTGGTTGTAGCGATCACTGTTGTGACCTTTCTACTGGCTTTCGCGATTCCAACCTTCGCGAAGTTTTTTGAGGGGGCGAGGGTTGAGCTGCCCTTGCCGACTCAGATTGTCATGGCGCTTAGTCGCTTCGTCCAGGCGTATCTCCTGGCCGGCCTTGGCCTTTTCATTGCAGGGATCGTTGGCATCAGGTTTACGTATAGGACGGCAAAAGGAAGGCGGACCATTGACGCCTTATTGCTGCGGGTTCCCGTGTTCGGAGTGCTATTCCGAAAGGTAGCGATTGCAAGGTTCACGCGAACCTTGGGAACATTGATCGCCAGCGGCGTCCCTATCCTTGACGGCCTGAATATCACAGCGACAACTGCCGGGAACAAGATTGTAGAAGAGGCGATTATGAAAACTCGCAGCAGCATTGCTGAAGGGAAGACTATCGCCGCACCGCTCCAGGCATCCGGGGTCTTCCCGCCCATGGTCGTACAGATGATCAGTGTTGGCGAACAGTCCGGGTCGCTTGACTCGATGCTCGAAAAGATTGCCGACTTCTACGATGCCGAGGTCGATCAAGCGGTCGCCAATCTGACCGTCCTGATTGAGCCGATCCTCATGGTATTCCTGGGAATCGTCGTGGGCGGCATCATCATCGCAATGTATCTCCCCATCTTCAAATTGGTGACGGTAATAGGGAGCTGA
- a CDS encoding acetoacetate metabolism regulatory protein AtoC — METILVVDDEQGLREFLTALLEHAGYLVRTASDGEQALEHVAHQVPDLVISDIRMPKMDGIGLLTGIRKTYPHVPVIMMTAYASMDSTIQAMRLGADDYITKPFRIDEIRLVVEKALAKARTRSLGQTAQPVAMEEVQAAGLIGRSPKMVELYKLITRVAELDSTVLITGESGTGKELVARTLHCASPRAARPFLAINCGAIPEQLLESELFGHVKGSFTGAVSHKTGLFEVANLGTVLLDEIAEMSPVLQVKLLRFLQGRTFRRVGGTEDLEVDIRLIAATNKDLVKAMADGTFREDLFYRLNVIPIHLPPLRERTEDVPLLANRLLAQCTLRQQRDPTSISPEAMEILVRYHWPGNVRELENVIERALALETSDQLTPASICVQVRTEGEGEGPQRLSTFALPSEGIDLEQTVSELEKELMLQALERSGWVQSKAAELLNLTFRAFRYKVKKYGISKAH; from the coding sequence GTGGAAACCATATTGGTCGTCGATGACGAGCAGGGGCTGCGCGAGTTTCTCACCGCGCTTCTGGAACATGCGGGCTATCTCGTGCGTACGGCCTCTGACGGCGAGCAGGCGCTTGAACATGTTGCGCATCAGGTGCCGGATCTGGTGATCTCTGATATTCGAATGCCAAAGATGGATGGGATCGGTCTTCTGACCGGCATACGAAAGACGTATCCGCATGTACCCGTGATCATGATGACGGCATACGCCTCCATGGATTCGACGATTCAGGCCATGCGATTAGGCGCAGATGATTATATTACCAAGCCGTTCCGGATCGATGAAATCCGACTGGTTGTGGAAAAGGCCTTGGCGAAGGCCAGAACTAGATCGCTCGGTCAGACCGCTCAGCCTGTGGCGATGGAGGAGGTTCAGGCCGCGGGGCTCATTGGCCGCAGCCCGAAGATGGTCGAACTGTATAAGCTGATCACTCGGGTTGCCGAACTGGACAGTACGGTCCTTATCACCGGGGAGAGCGGGACGGGTAAAGAATTGGTGGCCCGCACCCTCCATTGCGCAAGCCCGCGAGCCGCCCGCCCGTTTCTCGCCATCAACTGCGGGGCCATCCCCGAGCAACTCCTCGAAAGCGAGCTATTCGGCCATGTAAAAGGTTCATTTACCGGCGCGGTCTCCCACAAGACCGGGCTGTTCGAGGTAGCCAATCTTGGAACAGTTCTGCTGGACGAAATCGCCGAGATGAGTCCGGTTCTTCAGGTCAAGCTCCTTCGGTTCCTGCAAGGGCGAACCTTCCGGCGGGTGGGGGGAACGGAGGATCTGGAGGTCGATATCCGTCTCATCGCCGCGACGAACAAAGACCTGGTAAAGGCCATGGCCGACGGGACGTTTCGCGAAGACCTGTTCTATCGACTGAATGTGATCCCGATCCATCTTCCGCCGCTTCGCGAACGAACGGAGGATGTCCCGTTGCTGGCTAACAGGCTGCTGGCCCAGTGCACACTGCGCCAGCAGAGGGATCCGACGTCAATCTCCCCGGAGGCCATGGAAATCCTCGTGCGGTATCACTGGCCCGGCAATGTGCGGGAGTTGGAAAATGTGATCGAACGGGCCCTCGCCCTCGAGACAAGCGATCAGTTGACCCCGGCCAGTATCTGTGTACAGGTGCGGACAGAGGGCGAGGGTGAAGGACCGCAGAGGCTATCAACCTTCGCCCTTCCGTCGGAGGGGATCGATCTGGAACAGACCGTCTCGGAACTCGAAAAAGAACTGATGCTTCAGGCGCTCGAACGTTCCGGATGGGTCCAGAGCAAGGCTGCAGAACTCCTCAATCTCACCTTTCGCGCCTTTCGCTATAAGGTCAAGAAGTACGGCATATCCAAGGCTCACTGA
- a CDS encoding Fimbrial protein pilin, with protein MDRLRKTLIGRKGGFTLIELMIVVAIIGILAAIAMPLYAGVQRKARIAKAQADIRTIALTLTAYSAHCGGLPSAAGTAATCAILTADQAAATLPTGAGSHALALTQTINNVAAGPFLASMPVRPEGWTAGYVYSVTSGVPDIAATGDGVTCTLLTGACTAPAS; from the coding sequence ATGGATAGGCTGAGAAAGACGCTGATCGGACGGAAAGGTGGGTTCACATTGATTGAGTTGATGATCGTCGTCGCGATCATCGGGATCTTGGCAGCCATCGCCATGCCGCTCTATGCCGGTGTGCAGAGGAAGGCTCGGATCGCGAAGGCCCAGGCAGACATCCGGACTATCGCCTTAACTCTTACCGCCTATTCTGCTCACTGTGGCGGGCTCCCATCTGCAGCTGGCACCGCTGCCACCTGCGCCATCCTGACGGCCGACCAAGCCGCTGCGACGTTACCTACAGGCGCAGGCAGCCACGCCCTGGCGCTGACCCAGACTATCAACAACGTGGCGGCCGGTCCCTTCCTGGCTTCGATGCCGGTACGCCCCGAAGGATGGACTGCTGGTTACGTGTACTCAGTCACCTCCGGGGTCCCTGATATCGCAGCCACGGGAGATGGTGTCACCTGCACGCTACTGACGGGAGCGTGTACAGCTCCGGCGTCGTAG
- a CDS encoding Multi-sensor signal transduction histidine kinase, translating to MTDTNELSTEDAALSRQIKWLIGLRLLVAFLFLGSAGILALREHPPLTLTPLFVLTACACLLSILYLLALSRTEQLAQLCGLQIWIDVVLVTALVHYTGGLKSLFAFVYVFPVLAAAILLSRRSSLLLAGGSTILYGTLIDLQIYGLTQRAQGLFMESATYDPVYALLQLFVNSATFFLVALLGSRLAERLKETGRELEAQRIDLRNLRTLHEDIIENIPSGVVTLDLDGKIVSFNRGAQKIIGATAEQIRDKSWRETPFKAIEGLETFFSVPTSTLSEYSQELAIRNHVGQSIPIGINLTPLKSSDGRLVGLVGIFQDLTERKKSEARLRQADRLATAGQMAAGLAHEVRNPLAAISGCIELIKEQGTPRPQLFEIVLREAERLKLVTGQFLDFAKPTPALQKQCNLGTLVTEAVSLLEKSCDSTHPIIFSIEREAEEMMAVGDPDQLRQALWNLGLNAIQAMQIGGQLSFAIRRYRLKNTGDWVAIELTDTGPGISPEEVERIFDPFYTTRPGGTGLGLTITQKIVDNLGGRIEVISQKGGGSTFRVLLKPAPCEEHAVQGVGVL from the coding sequence ATGACGGACACAAACGAGCTTTCGACTGAAGATGCTGCGCTAAGCCGACAGATCAAGTGGCTGATCGGCCTCCGGCTCCTCGTTGCATTTCTGTTTTTGGGGTCGGCCGGCATTCTCGCCCTTCGCGAGCATCCCCCCTTGACACTCACCCCCCTCTTCGTCCTCACCGCTTGCGCCTGTCTTCTCTCTATTCTCTATCTTCTTGCCCTAAGCCGTACCGAGCAACTGGCGCAGCTTTGCGGCCTGCAGATCTGGATCGACGTCGTCCTGGTCACTGCCTTGGTGCACTATACCGGCGGGCTCAAGAGCCTTTTTGCATTTGTCTATGTCTTCCCCGTCCTGGCCGCAGCGATCCTCCTGTCCCGGCGATCGAGCCTGTTGCTCGCCGGCGGAAGCACGATACTCTATGGAACGCTGATTGACCTCCAGATCTACGGACTCACGCAGCGCGCGCAGGGCCTCTTCATGGAAAGCGCCACGTATGATCCCGTATACGCACTTCTTCAACTCTTCGTCAACAGCGCAACCTTCTTCCTTGTGGCGCTGTTAGGCAGTCGGCTTGCCGAGCGGCTCAAGGAGACCGGCCGCGAATTAGAAGCGCAACGGATCGATCTCCGCAATCTCCGAACCCTTCACGAAGACATTATCGAAAATATCCCAAGTGGGGTCGTGACACTGGATCTTGATGGGAAGATCGTATCGTTTAATCGAGGCGCTCAGAAGATTATCGGCGCGACGGCCGAACAGATACGGGATAAGAGCTGGCGAGAGACACCTTTCAAAGCCATCGAGGGGCTCGAGACGTTCTTTTCCGTCCCCACGTCCACCCTGAGCGAATACTCGCAAGAACTTGCGATCCGCAACCACGTCGGCCAATCTATTCCAATCGGGATCAACCTCACCCCCCTGAAGTCGTCCGACGGCAGACTCGTGGGCCTGGTGGGTATCTTTCAGGACCTGACGGAACGGAAAAAGTCGGAGGCCAGGCTTCGTCAAGCCGATCGGCTTGCAACAGCAGGACAAATGGCGGCCGGACTGGCGCATGAGGTGAGAAATCCTTTGGCCGCGATCAGCGGTTGCATCGAGCTGATAAAGGAACAGGGAACGCCCAGACCTCAACTGTTTGAAATCGTGCTGCGCGAGGCAGAGCGACTGAAGTTGGTAACCGGGCAGTTCTTAGATTTCGCCAAGCCGACCCCGGCCTTGCAGAAACAGTGCAATCTCGGAACGCTGGTCACGGAGGCGGTCTCACTTTTGGAAAAGAGTTGTGACAGCACTCATCCGATCATCTTTTCCATTGAGCGGGAGGCCGAGGAGATGATGGCCGTCGGCGACCCGGATCAGTTGCGACAGGCGCTCTGGAACCTCGGGCTGAACGCAATCCAAGCCATGCAGATAGGCGGACAACTCAGTTTTGCCATCCGCCGCTATAGGTTGAAAAACACCGGCGATTGGGTGGCGATAGAACTGACCGATACGGGACCGGGGATCTCGCCGGAGGAAGTCGAACGAATTTTTGACCCGTTCTACACTACGAGGCCGGGCGGCACGGGCCTGGGACTGACCATCACACAGAAGATCGTGGATAATCTCGGCGGTCGGATCGAGGTGATCAGTCAGAAAGGCGGCGGGTCCACCTTTCGAGTCTTACTCAAACCGGCTCCATGCGAGGAGCATGCTGTGCAGGGCGTAGGGGTGCTCTAG